One Gammaproteobacteria bacterium genomic window, TCCCCCGTGCAACGTCGCATTTCGGCGCGCATCAAATCGACATCTTCATGCGCCATGTCGAGCCTTTCTTGGAGGTTCAAATTCTGGCTTTGTAGGCCGGTAGCTTGATGCTCGGTGGTGGCTAGACTTTTTTCCAAGGTTTTATTGCGTTCATTGGCAGTTTGACGCGCCTGCTCGAACTCGACCTCAATGGTTTTCAGCCGTTCCTGAATTCGTTCTGCGCATTGGCACACCTCAACACTTGATTCTTCCGTTGCCCCGCCATGCGAAACGAAAAATGCCAGCGCCAATGTCGGCAATGACATTATGGTACATGTTTTTAATGTAAACATGATGTTATCTCAATAGGTTTAACCCAAGTAAGGCATAAATGATATCAGGGTTGCCGGCGCGTGATGAGTGCCATTATCGGGTCGGAATCCACGCTATTTAACGGAATCGCGCCGCGTTTGATGAGCAGATTGGGGAGTTCCCGGAGTTCTGAACGCGGACTTTTCAACCAGGTGAATATTTGCCGTTGCTGCCTTAGCGCGTGATTGGCACTAGACCAGGTGCCGGTGCGTGATTTTCCCTCCACGATGATCACCGC contains:
- a CDS encoding exported hypothetical protein (Evidence 5 : Unknown function) — its product is MFTLKTCTIMSLPTLALAFFVSHGGATEESSVEVCQCAERIQERLKTIEVEFEQARQTANERNKTLEKSLATTEHQATGLQSQNLNLQERLDMAHEDVDLMRAEMRRCTGDRAHLDDVISRYQASQAQLYDIQQRLRAAETTLAEFSREHDRLKSDYDWTRKRLDATLQENDKLRFASKQNTKTYQAPQQ